CGGCCGAACAGCGGGCGCCGGTCGAACCAGCCCACGTCGAGGCCGGCGACGCGGCCCACGACGATGGTGACGGGCGGCTCGAGGTCGACCTCGGGCAGCCGGGCGAGCGTGGTGCGCACCGAACGCTGGTCGGGCCGCGTCCCCCAGCGCACGGCGACCACCGGGGTGTCGGGGGACAGCCCGCCGGCGATGAGGCGGGGCACGAACTCGTCGCGGTGGGCGACCCCCATGAGGATCACGATGGTGCCACCGGCCCGCCCCAGCGCCTCCCAGTCGGTGGGCTGGTCGTCGCCGTGGCGGCTGTGGCCGGTGAGCACCGTGAACGAGGTGGAGAGCCCCCGGTGGGTGATCGGGACGCCGGCGTAGGCGGGCACGGCGACGGCCGACGTGACGCCGGGGACGACCTCGAACGCCACGCCGGCGTCCATCAGGGCCAGCGCCTCCTCGCCGCCCCGCCCGAACACGAAGGGGTCGCCGCCCTTGAGCCGCACCACCTCCAGTCCCGCCCCGCCCCGCTCGACCAGCAGGTCGTTGATCGACGCCTGGTCGACCGGGCCGCCCGGGCGCTTGCCCACGTCGATGCGTTCGGCGCCCGGCGGCGCCAGGTCCAGCAGCGAGGCGTTGGCCAGCCGGTCGTGCACCACCACGTCGGCGCGGGCCAGCACCTCGGCCCCCCGCACGGTGAGCAGCCCGGGGTCGCCCGGCCCGGCCCCGACGAGGTAGACGGTCACGCCGGCATTCTTGTGGCCGGGACCGGCCCTCCACCGCCCGTTCGTGCTACCGGAACGTGAAACCCGCCGGTCAGGCCAGGCCCCGGAGGCTCTCGAGCAGCCACGCCCCGCCCGACTCGTCCACCAGGCGGTCGGCCAGGGCGGTGCCGAGCGCCTCGGGGTCGTCGCCCGAGCCGGTGGCGGAGAGCACGATGTGGCCGTCGAGCGTGGCGAGCATGGCGGAGAGGGTGATGCGGCCGTCGCCCGCCACCCGGGCGTGGCCGGCGACGGGGAGGTCGCACCCGCCGCCCAGGCGGCGGAGGTACGCCCGCTCGGCGTCGACGGCCAGGCGGGTGGGGCGGTGCTCCAGGCGGGCCAGCGCCGCAAGGACGCGCTCGTCGTCCTCCCGCGCCTCCACCGCGATCGCCCCCTGCCCGACCTGGGGCAGCACCACGCCCGGGTCGAGGAGCTCGGCGGCCGCGCCGGTCAGCCCGAGGCGCACGAGGGCGGCGGCGGCCACCACCACGGCGTCGAAGTCGGCCGCCTTCTCCAGCCGGGTCCCGATGTTGCCCCGCAGCCCGGCGAAGGTGAGGTCGGGGCGCAGCGACGCCAGCTGGGCCCGGCGGCGCACCGACCCGGTGGCGACGTGGGCGCCGGGGGGCAGGTCGGCCAGCGCCGTGCCCACGAGGGCGTCGCGAGGGTCGCCGCGCTCGAGCACGGCGGCGATGACGAGCCCGGGCGGGGACGACGACGGCAGGTCCTTGGCCGAGTGGACGGCGAAGTCGGCCCGTCCGTCCAGGACGGCGGCCTGCACCTCCTTCACGAACACGCCCCGCCCGCCCAGCTCCCAGATGGGGACGTCCGGGCGGCGGTCGCCGACGGTCGAGACCACGACCTCCTCGGCCGGCTCGCCCAGCGCGGCGGTGACCCGGCGCGTCTGGGCGAGCGCCAGCTCGCTCCCCCGGGTGGCGGCCCGGAGCGGGCGCACTACAGGTCGAACAGGGCCCGCAGCGCCGAGGAGAGGCGCTCGCCGGAGACGGAGCCGGCGGCCGCCTTGACCCGCACCGTCGGCTCGTGGAGCACCTTGGCCAGCAGCGACCGGGTCAGGGCCTCGACGGCCTCTCGCTCGGCCGGCTCCAGCGACTCGAGGCGGGCGGCGTACCGCTCCAGCTCGGCCACCCGCAGGTCGTCGGCCCGCCGGCGCAGGGCCACGACGAGGGGGGCCACCTGGCGGGCGGTCGCCACCGCCGTGTACCGCTCGACCTCCTCGTCGACGATCTCCTGCACCCGGTCGATCTCGCGCCGGCGGCCGGCCAGGCCCTCGTCGGCGAACGCCCGCAGGTCGTCCATGTCCAGCAGGGTGACCCCGGCGACGCCGCCCACGTCGGCGGCCACGTCGCGCGGCACGGCGATGTCGACGATGAGCAGGGGGCGGTCGGGGCGGGCCGCCATCACCGGCTCGAGGTCCTCGGCGTTGAGCAGCACTTCGGGGGAGGCGGTGGAGGTGAGCAGGAGGTCGGCCTCCTCCAGGGCGGCGCCCAGGGCGCCCAGGGACACGGGCCGGCCGCCCACCTTGGTGGCCAGGGCGACGGCGCCCGCCCAGCTGCGGTTGGCGACCATCACGTCGGAGAGGCCGGGCGTGGCCGCCAGGGCGACGGCCATGCCCTCGCCCATGTCGCCGGCGCCGAGGACCAGGATGCGCCGGGCCTCCAGGGAGCCCAGCCGCTGGGCCGCCATGGCGACGGCCGCCTGGGACACCGACGTCGTGCCGCGGGCGATGGCCGTCTGCGACCGGGCCCGCTTGCCCACCTCGACGGCGTGGCGGAACAGCCCGCCGAGGACCGGCCCGGCGGCGCCCTCGGCCGCCGCCCGCTCCCACGCGCCGCGGACCTGGCCCTGGACCTCGCTCTCGCCCACCACCGCCGAGTCGAGGCCCGACACCACCCGGAACAGGTGGGCGGTGGCGGCGTCCTCCCAGTAGGCGTAGAGGTGGTCCGAGAAGTCCTCGGGCGGGGTGAAGCCGATCTCCGACAAGAAGTTGCGCACGTCCACCACCGCCCCGTGGAAGCGCTCGGTGGTGGCGTACACCTCGGTGCGCATGCAGGTGGACAGGACGACGACCTCGCCCAGGTTCTCGCGGGACGTCAGGTCGGCCAGCGCCTTGGGCAGGCGGGCGTCGTTCACCGTCATCCGCTCGAGGACCTCGAGCGGGACGCTGCGGTGGTTCAGGCCTACGACGAGGACAGACACGCCTGGAGGCGCTCCTTCGCTTGCTGGACGTGGCCGGAGCGGATCAGTTCGAGCATGTCGGACTCCAGGGCCTTCCGCCAGTCCACGTCCTCGGTGGACCGGCCGGCGGCCCTCACAGCATCGCGCTCCTCGGACAGCAGAGCGGCGAGCACCTCGTACTCCGGCCCGATCTCGGCGGCCAGCCGCTCCTTCAGCCACGACGCCAGGGCCGGGCTGTGCCCGCCGGTGGACACGGTGAGCATCACCGGGCCCCGCCGCACGACGGCGGGCAGGGTGAACGAGCAGCGGGCGGGGTCGTCGGCGCTGTTGACCCACACGCCGGCCGCCTCCCCGTCGGCGAAGACGGCGCCGTCCACCTCGGGGACGCCGGTGGCGGTGACGGCCAGCCGGTAGCCGGCGACCTCGCCCGCCCGGTAGGGGCGCTGCTCCCACGTCGCCCCGGCTGCCTCCAGGGCCCGCACCTCGGAGCCGACCTCCGACGCCACGACGTGCACGGCGGCGCCGCACGCCAGCAGCCCCTCGGCCTTGCGGGCGGCCACCCGCCCGCCCCCGACCACCAGGCAGCGCCGGCCGGCGACGACCAGGTTGACGGGGTAGAGGGGGGCGTCGACGGGCACGGCTACGACGCGGTCGTGGTGGCGCCGTCGGCCCCCTGGACCGGGCGGCGCTGCTGGTAGAACGACAGGATCTGGAGCTCGATCGACAGGTCGACCTTGCGGACGGACACGTGCGCCGGCACGGTGAGCACGACGGGGGCGAAGTTGAGGATGGAGCCGATGCCGGCGGCGACCAGGCGGTCGGCCACGTCCTGGGCGGCGCCGGCCGGCGTGGCGATCACGCCGATGGCCAGCTCCTCGGCCTTGGCGACGTCCGCCAGCTCGTCGATGTGCCGCACGATGAGGTCGCCCACCCGCTCCCCCACCTTCGACACGTCGGCGTCGAACAGGGCGACGATGCGGAACCC
This genomic window from Acidimicrobiales bacterium contains:
- the cobA gene encoding uroporphyrinogen-III C-methyltransferase is translated as MTVYLVGAGPGDPGLLTVRGAEVLARADVVVHDRLANASLLDLAPPGAERIDVGKRPGGPVDQASINDLLVERGGAGLEVVRLKGGDPFVFGRGGEEALALMDAGVAFEVVPGVTSAVAVPAYAGVPITHRGLSTSFTVLTGHSRHGDDQPTDWEALGRAGGTIVILMGVAHRDEFVPRLIAGGLSPDTPVVAVRWGTRPDQRSVRTTLARLPEVDLEPPVTIVVGRVAGLDVGWFDRRPLFGRTVVVTRARHQAPELVRRLEAAGAEVLVVPTIAVAGPSDGGAALDRAAARLHRYSWVVFTSTNAVERFLPRLRDARAFGSAHVAAIGPGTAEALARFGVVADLVPSRSNAEGLLEVFPDPPDGGGAVLLPRAAVARDALPDGLRARRWEVEVVEAYRTQPVTPPGSVLAEVAAADAVAFASGSSVTSFAAAAGAGCVPPVVVCIGPVTADAARRAGVPVTAVAARATLDALVDAVVAALRPVR
- the hemC gene encoding hydroxymethylbilane synthase, coding for MRPLRAATRGSELALAQTRRVTAALGEPAEEVVVSTVGDRRPDVPIWELGGRGVFVKEVQAAVLDGRADFAVHSAKDLPSSSPPGLVIAAVLERGDPRDALVGTALADLPPGAHVATGSVRRRAQLASLRPDLTFAGLRGNIGTRLEKAADFDAVVVAAAALVRLGLTGAAAELLDPGVVLPQVGQGAIAVEAREDDERVLAALARLEHRPTRLAVDAERAYLRRLGGGCDLPVAGHARVAGDGRITLSAMLATLDGHIVLSATGSGDDPEALGTALADRLVDESGGAWLLESLRGLA
- the hemA gene encoding glutamyl-tRNA reductase, with product MSVLVVGLNHRSVPLEVLERMTVNDARLPKALADLTSRENLGEVVVLSTCMRTEVYATTERFHGAVVDVRNFLSEIGFTPPEDFSDHLYAYWEDAATAHLFRVVSGLDSAVVGESEVQGQVRGAWERAAAEGAAGPVLGGLFRHAVEVGKRARSQTAIARGTTSVSQAAVAMAAQRLGSLEARRILVLGAGDMGEGMAVALAATPGLSDVMVANRSWAGAVALATKVGGRPVSLGALGAALEEADLLLTSTASPEVLLNAEDLEPVMAARPDRPLLIVDIAVPRDVAADVGGVAGVTLLDMDDLRAFADEGLAGRRREIDRVQEIVDEEVERYTAVATARQVAPLVVALRRRADDLRVAELERYAARLESLEPAEREAVEALTRSLLAKVLHEPTVRVKAAAGSVSGERLSSALRALFDL
- a CDS encoding bifunctional precorrin-2 dehydrogenase/sirohydrochlorin ferrochelatase, which produces MPVDAPLYPVNLVVAGRRCLVVGGGRVAARKAEGLLACGAAVHVVASEVGSEVRALEAAGATWEQRPYRAGEVAGYRLAVTATGVPEVDGAVFADGEAAGVWVNSADDPARCSFTLPAVVRRGPVMLTVSTGGHSPALASWLKERLAAEIGPEYEVLAALLSEERDAVRAAGRSTEDVDWRKALESDMLELIRSGHVQQAKERLQACLSSS
- a CDS encoding redox-sensing transcriptional repressor Rex; amino-acid sequence: MADRGRRRVPEATVARLPIYLRSLYELADGPGTISSERLAEMSGVNAAKVRKDLSYLGSYGTRGVGYEVEFLLYQISRELGLTQDWPVAILGLGNLGHALANYRGFMARGFRIVALFDADVSKVGERVGDLIVRHIDELADVAKAEELAIGVIATPAGAAQDVADRLVAAGIGSILNFAPVVLTVPAHVSVRKVDLSIELQILSFYQQRRPVQGADGATTTAS